The genomic stretch TTGGCTTAACAATTGTTGACTGGGTAAATCCCTTTATCGCATTTTCGTATTGCGCCAACTTATCATAATCATCTCCAATATTATTCCAAGCATTGTGACTATTCGGAGAAACCTGGCACGTATTTACCCATAAATTATGGTTAGTCTGCCAATCAATATTTCGAAGATAAACCCTTGCCCCATACAAAAACACAATCGACGCCAACAAAAAGTATTGAACCATAAAAAACTTGTTCCAAACCGAATCCAAAATTAACGCCAAAAAAGCCGCAAATCCCAGTGATCCTAGAAAGGCATATCTTTCGGCCACTAACCAACTTACCTTAACCGGTGCCATTGACGGCACCATTGCGAAGATCACATAAGCGAGCACAAACGCAATCCTTGGCTTCCTAAATAAGAAGTAAATAACCAACGCTACATACATCGTCAGCACCACCCAATTTAACCAAACGGGAATTACATACATTGTATGATACAAAGTCAAATCAATCGGCACAAACATTAACTGCAAATATTTAGTTATCGCTGTCGGATATTGAAAAAAAGGACTATAAAATACGCTTTCAGAAAAATTGTATCCACTATTAACTGTCGAAATACGATTCTGTATCATCCTCCACAAAATTAATATGGCAACAGTCAGTATTGCCGCAATACCCGGAAGTACGGTAGTCCAATTTACCCGTCTCAATCTATCCCTACTAAAACAAAACAGATAAAGCATTATCAGAAACGGTAAGGATAATGACCGCACCATCTCAAACCAAAACACAATCGGAATTGAAGCAAAAAACCAATATAAATACTTCTTTTTGTTTGTTTTGTCATACATTGCAAACAAACTCATGGAAATCAAAATCATTAAGGCATTCATAAGATATGGTTTACCGGAAATCCATGAAACGGCCTCAACGTGAACAGGCATAACCGCAAAGATCAACATCGCGATCCTGGCCACCCTCTCTTTAAACAAAATTGTTAAAAAAACAAAACCTGCCAGGCATGTTCCTAAATACAGAACTAGACTAAAAAGGTGAAACGGGGTAGAGCTCGTAACTCCAAACACCTTTGCTATCACATAATTCATCATCGTCACTGCAAAAAAACCTTTGGACATATAAGAAAAATCTTTTACCTGCGGATTTTGGCTAATTGTGGCATAATCATCCGACACAAAGTCACCCTTCATCCCGTTCATATACAAAAGTACAATTCCCAACAGCAATCCGGCAAGATATATCCAGTTCTCCCCCAAAATCTTTCTTATCCCGATAGATATATCATATTCAATCCCGCTATCTTTTCGAGCAATTTCCTTAATTCTCTCTTGTTTATGCCTCTTTTGCGACATAGATTTATTTTAGCAACAGACACTCCTTATCAAAAGTGCTCAAAATTCTACTAATTACCCTTCCTCACCAAGACCAACCATAATTATCTGCAAGTTACGAAACATCCCGACTATTATATAATGAACTACATGTCAGAAATCATCAATGAATTCGGTGCCATTATCAAAAGGAGAGAATTGTTGTGGCAAATGGTTGGCCGAGAAGTTAAATCCCGATATAAACAATCAATCCTGGGCTATTTCTGGGTAATTCTAAATCCGCTAGCACAGATGATGGTTATGAGCTTTGCTTTTTCTCTGATTCTTCGCATCCCCACTAATGCCGCCGGCAACATCCCATATTCTATTTTCCTCTTTGTCGGCCTCCTACCCTGGAACCTGTTTTCTAACTCCCTAACCTTTGCCTCGAACTCCCTGGTTGGATCAGCTCCTCTCATTACCAAGATTTATTTTCCCAGAACAATCCTCGTCATCTCTACCATTATTGCCAAAATTATTGACTTCCTTTTTGCCCTGTCCATTCTGGTGGTCTATATGGTCATTTACCAAATCCCGATTAACACCAATATCCTCTGGGTTGTCCCCATCTTCTTAATCCAACAGATTTTCACCATGGGTTTATCCTTATTTTTTGCCGCCGCTAATCTTTTGTACCGCGATATCCAATACCTCTTAAGCCTTATTATCACCTTGTGGATGTATGTTACTCCCGTCATTTACCCCGCCGATCTGGTCCCGGAAAGATTAAGATTTGTCTTTCAGCTTAACCCGATGGCAGTTATCATCAACGCCTACCGCCAAACCATCCTGGGTGGGGGACCCCCCAATTACTCCAGCATCTTTATTGCCCTACTCGTTTCCCTCATTACCCTTTTGCTTGGCCTCTCTTATTTTAAATCCCGGGAAAAAATCTTTGCAGACAATATTTAGCGCATTAGCACTTTAGAACTTTGGAACGTTAGAGCTTTAGTGCCGTAGATCTTTAAACAAAAATATGAATTTTACTAATCTAAAAATCTGGGAAGAAAGTCACAATCTGGCTCTAAAATTTACAAACTTTGTAAACAATTTCCAAAAACAGAAACCTTCGGAATCATCTCACAAATACAAAGATCATCTTCGTCAGTTCCCGCCAACATTGTTGAATGATTTGGCAGAAAGAGCAATAAGGAATTTATTCAATTCCAATATCAAGCCAAAGGCTCTTTAATAGAAACCGAACGTTTTTTAATACTTATAAACTATCTAAATTATGCCAACAAATTAACAATAGAAAATTTATTAAACGAATACGAAATACTAGCTAAAATGCTAAACTCCTTTATCACTCAGCAAAAAAACAAATCTCATGTCCAAATTTAACGCTCCAAAGCTCCAAAACTCTAATACTCTACCGCTCCAAAGTTCTAACACTCTAACGCCCCAAAGTTCCAAAGTTCCAAAGCTCCAACCCTCCGACGTTCCAATCATCCAATTCTCCCACGTCACCAAAGACTTTAGTCTTCAAAACCAAAAAACATTCAAAGAGTTTTTACCTGCCCTGTTTTTAGGTGAAAAAACCGTCAACAAATTCACCGCCCTTTCCGACATCTCTTTTGAAATCCAAAGAGGGGAGTGTGTCGGCATCATCGGCCCAAACGGTAGTGGCAAATCAACCATTCTAAAGCTTGTAGCCGGGGTAATGTCGCCTACCTCCGGAAAAGTTACGGTAGAAGGAAAAATCTCCCCTCTCATCGAGCTTGGTGCTGGCATGCATCCGGAACTATCAGGCAAAGAAAACATCTACCTCAACGGCTCCATTCTCGGCCTGAAAAAATCAGAAATAAATAATTATCTTCAAAGTATCATTGACTTTGCCCAACTAGTGGATTTTATTGACCAACCGGTTAAACATTACTCATCCGGCATGTACATGCGCCTGGCCTTTGCCGTCGCCGTCCACGTTGATCCAGAAATTTTAATTGTCGACGAAATCCTGGCTGTTGGCGATTCTGCCTTTCAGGAAAAATGCTTCCAAAAGATGGAAGAATTCAAAGCCAAAGGAGTTACCATACTTTTTGTTTCCCACTCCATGACCCAAGTCCAATCCTTTTGTTCCCGGGTCATATACCTAAACCACTCAAAATTAGTCGACCAGGGAACTCCGGAAAAAATTATCGAAAGATATCAAACTGACCAAGTCAAATGAAAGTTTTACTTTTTGCCAATATCGGCGGCGTTCCAAACGGTTTGTATTACCATGTTGGAGATGAAGCTATGTTCCTCCAAACTTATCACTTATATCAAAAATATTTTCCAAAAATAGAATTATCAGCTTTTGTAAGTTATCCCTCTCACACTGATCTAAAAATTACAGAGCAGTCACTTCCTCCTTTCCCTTCAAATCGGTATCTTGTTAATTTTATAATCAAATTTCTAAAATTATTATCATTAAAATTATTGCACTTGAATTTTTTCTCCCCAGAAGATATTCGTTTTATAGACTGCCTAAAAAAACAAGACGTAATCCATTTCTGCGGTGGTGGTAATCTATCCAGCTTGTTCCAAAGCTGGCTCTATCTATCTGCCTTTACAATTATTACCGCTAAATTATTAGGCAAAAAAATCATTTTGACAAACCAAACAATTGGTCCATTCAAATTTAGAGACTTACCCTTTATCATCCCGATTCTGAATCTGCCAGAAAAAATCGTTATCAGAGAACCTAGCTCTACACTCTCACGTTATGGAATTTTGATCCCAAAAACCTCCGGGGCACCTGATATTACCTGTTTTTTAAAAAATAATCCTGTAAAAATCCAACCTAAAAAGCATATCCGCATCGGAATCTCCATCCACAATTGGGGCAAATACAACAAAATACTTATAGACAGTATTGCCCACTCTCTAAACACTGTTTCCCGATCAAAAAAAATAGAAATATTATATTTACCTCATATAATTACAAACGTTAGTGATGAGCTTGATGACTCAATTTTTATGGCTCAGTTAAACCGTCTTTTCAACCCAAAAATTAAAATCATTTCTCTCGATTTAAAAAATATTATTTATCCTGAATCAAAATTAGCAGCAAAAATTAAGTATCTTACCTCCACTTGTGATTTAACAATTTCTACCCGATACCATAATCTTATATTTTCTTTGTCAGAAAACGTGCCGGGAATTACCTTCACCTCAGAGTCATACTATTATCAAAAGAATTCCAATGCTCTAAAATTTTATTATCCATTATCATACGGCAATTATTTAGTTCAGTTAGATCGTCATCCCCAAAAAAGAGATGCTTTTAATACTACTCTTTCCAAAATAATAACCCGGATTCATTCCAATCAGGCAGAGAAAAAACACTTATCAAAAATAAACAAAAAATTAAATTTAACAGCCAAAACTAACCTATCAAATTTTTTATATTCCGAATCTGCTTAGCCCACCTTATTTTTTTGGGTACTGACACTCGTTTTATCAGGCCCTTTACCAGATATCTATCTGTTTTTCCCTTTAAACATAATTTGTTGTATTCATCAATCAAATTTCCCGCTTTATAAATTTTGTACCACGCTTTCCAATGCCATCCAATATTTGGGTCGTTTAGCGGATTTTTTTCATAAGCCGTACCGCCATTAATAACCTTACATTTAAAATGTTCAAATGATCTTATAGGAAAATGATGTATAAATATATCGTTTCTGATGATTTTTTCTTCATTTAATCCTCCGCTTCCTCTTTTAATTTCGTGATTACCATACCCAATTTTCCGGTACTCGCGAGTAGTTATCACCTTCGGAGCGTATTCATACAATAAAAATTTGTCACTATACATCTTTAAAAGAGTCTTCGGATATTTCAATGGTTTAACCACCATTAAATTCATTGCCGCAATGCCTTCTCCTTCATCTCTCTCTGGCGGCAAATAATTTAGCACATTTACGTAGTTCACCCCAACCATATCTCTTATAGTCTCCCTCAAACTTCCATTATTCGGAAACCACATTTCATCAGCATCACAGTGAATTAAATGTGTCGCCCCCAAATTATCAATAGCCTCCTCCGCCATCGACGACACCCATTTGTCTTGCTCATAAGTGTGTTCTTTTACAATTCTATAGTTTAAAATTCCCTTTTTAGAATATTTGTCTAAAACATCTGTAGTACCATCGATCGACCCATTGTCTATCACTACAATATGGTCCACCCCATTGTTCAAATGAAAACAAATATTATCCTCGATAACATCCTCTTCGTCCCGAACTAACAAAGTCATTATTAATTTCATCTTTTTACTATATCCACTTATAGCACACTTCCAAGGAAGAATATATCAACATGCTGATTGCTCCATAACTATACCATTTGCTTACACAACAATATTTGTCGGATTCACAAACCAAATACACCACCTGAACTATTATTGGTAAAAACGATAAACTACCGATTTTTTGCTATAATCTTGAAAGTATGAAACGTTTTATTGATGTCTTAGTTCCATCGCCAACATGCAACCTATGTTGCCATTATTGTTACGTACCCCAAGAGATAAAACAAAGTAAAGTATCATCTTTTTTATATGAGCCAAAGCATATTGGTCTGGCATTATCAAAAAAACGATTGGGCGGAGTATGCCATTTTAACATTTGTGGAATGGGCGAGACATTGATTCCAAAGCAGGTTTTAGATATCACTCGAGAAATATTGAAAAATGGTCACTACGTCATGATAGTTACTAATGGCACTTTGACGGAGCGATTTCATCAATTTACTAGACTTCCGATGAAATTAAGAGATAGGTTAGGTTTTAAATTTTCATTTCACTACTTGGAGTTGGTCAAACGAGGATTGTTAGATCTTTTTTTTGACAACATTGACTTAGTAAAAAAATCGGGAATGTCGTTTTCAGTGGAAATAACTCCGTCTGACGAACTGGAACCATATATTGAAGAAATTAAAAGAATTTCAAGGAGTAGAGTCGGGGCATTGCCCCATTTGACCATTCCTCGTGATATGAAGGTATCTGATATCGTGTTACTCTCAAAATATTCATTGGATGAATTCATAAAGAAGTGGAAAGGGTTTGATTCGGAAATGTTACGTTTTAAAAAATCTACCTGGGGAATTAAGCGATGTGAATATTGTTATGCAGGAGCCTGGTCCGGTCTGTTGAATATCGGAAACGGGATTTTGACAGCATGTTATGGTAGTAAAATTACTCAAAATATTTTTGAGGATCTTAAAAAACCAATTATGTTTGTAGCCGTAGGCAAGGGATGTAATTTACCCCATTGTTATAACTCACACTCACTGTTGACATTGGGTAATATTCCAAAAATAAAGGGTGTATACGCCAACATAAGAAATCGTAAAAATGAAAAAGATGGAAGTGAATGGTTAAAACCAAATATGAAAAAATTCTTAAGTCATAGGCTTGAAAATTACAATAAGCAATTTACATTGATAGAAAAATTAAAGAACTATACGAGAAAAAAAAGAATCGAAAATAAAAAATGAAACTACCATCCGTTTTCATAGTTGGCGACAGTATTTCGATCGGCTATGACCCATATCTTCGTAAATATTTAAAAGGGAAGTTTTGGTATTCACGAAAACTAGGCACCAAAGAGACTTTTTGGAACCCCGGTACACCCATGAGTGCAAACGGAGGAGATTCTTCTCTTGTACTAAAATACCTTCAAAACAACCATAAACATAAAGAGATTCCAAAAGTTAATTATTTATTATTTAATTGCGGTTTGCACGATATTAAGACAAACCCCATCACTGAGAAAAAACAAATTACTATATCAAGATATAGGGAGAATCTACGCCTCATTCTCCAAAAGGCAAATAAGTTTACTAATTACATTGTTTGGGTAAACTCAACGCCAGTCAATGATACATGGCATAACACCAGGTGCAAAGATTTCTCTCGCTACAATAAAGATGTGTTGGAATATAACTGCGCTGCAAAAAAAATAATGCAAAAGCACAAGATACCCACTATCGACCTTTACTCACTCACACTAAAATTTGGACAAAATCTCTATACCGACCATATACATTTCAAAAAAACAATATATCAGAAACTAGGCAGATATATTGCATTTTTCCTCTATAAACAACACCACCTAAACATCACCTAACACGATACGCTCATTCTAATTTTTCTTCTAATTCCTTCACCATCCGAGTGTCAGACCAAATATTTTTATTTCCAATAATTATCATCATTATATATCACCACAATAAGATTAATATTTGGTTACCTTGACTTTTGCTTGTTCAATCGCATAATGATAAACCATCATGTGACCCATACCCACATACCAAACATCAGCTCGGTTCTTTACATAGTCTAGATGAAGGGGAAAATATCCTCTACCCCCCCAAGATACTTTTTGTAAGTGAAACCCTAGGTGGTAAATTTTTCCCAAAGCATAATCACTGTCAAACCTAGCATTCATGATCTCCAAACTTGCCGATTCGGCAAATCCATATCTATCCCAAAGCTCGCATAGTCCGTCTACCCCATCCCACTCGGAGAAAAGACCATCATGAATATTAGTCCCGAAACCAGCAATATTAGTTAAATATTTATACTTTCCTGCTTTTGCCTACATTGTTTCACCATATTCACTAAAGGGTGCTATCCATGAAAAAATATATTCATCAGCGCCTTTTTTATTCAAAAATGGCATAGTGAGGTTATCCAATATCATTTGTCTTGATTCTCCCATCTCCACATCAAAGTCGTATGGCATATGCAAGTGAGACATACGGTGTGAAGTTAGCTCGACATATCCATTGTCAATTTTCGCCTGAATGTTCACCCAGGTCTCGGTAGTAAAATCTCCCATTTTAAAAAATCCTGCAGTAACCCAAAATTTTTAGAGGGATCTCCATCGTTGTTTTTCTTCCAGACTTCTATACCGCTTGAAAAAGGTGAAATCTGGAATTTATATTTTAATGGATAAGTTAGTCCATAATCTGTTCTCGCAGTGGTATCTGAAATTATTCTAAATTGTAAGTTATTTTATAATTATTACTTTCCTTATGTTTGGCGGGAGGGGAGAAAACATAATAAAGCACTATCAGGAATGTGGTAACTGGCAAAATAACTAATGACAGTTTTCTCAAATGGATGCTACATATAGGCATATTCTTTATTATCATGCAAATTAAATTAATTGTATCAAGGCCCAATCATAGTCTGTAAAAACAAGGTCCTCTATATTTGATTCTATTTTTAGATCTTCTTTTTTCGCGACACCAAACATTAAGTTAATCTTATGTATAATATAGGCATTGCAGGATATGGTCACAAAAAGTTTAGGTAATTATCTGGTCTCGAAAAACTCTCAATTCAAAAAAGAGCTTGCCGACACAAGGGCCAATCTCACTCAGATCAATTTGGATCTAGCCAAAGTCAAATCATCAAAATTTTACCGTCTCTGGCGCATATATCGCTATATTATAGAAAATGGACAACCCTAAAAAAACAACACCACCAGACCTTTTCAAAGTCATCAAAGAAAATGAAAAACTCTTAACAAAGATTATCTCCTTAAAATATAAAAAACAGGATCGCCAAAAAGAACTATCAATTATCGTAAATTCCAGGGCTTATAAAATTTGGCGACTTTTTATTAAACTTAGGAAATATCTTTTACTTATTCCCGCCCAACTATTATTCAGATTACCAATAAGTGTTTTTTACACCGCTATTTTTACCTTAATTTTTATTTTCTCTAAGTTTGTCTCCATATTTCAAGTATTTACCGGCAAAAAACTGACACTCACGACTCGGGAAACAATACTTGACGGCATTAGTTTTATTATTCCCACCTGGAACAAAAAAAATATGGTTCTCAAATGCCTGTCCCTATTAGACCAAATTGCCACCGCCGAGAGGTCCGAGTTACCAGTTGAAATTATTGTTGTTGAAAATGGCTCAATTGACGGTACCTTCGATGCTCTAAATAAGCTCAAGACCAAAAATCGCCTACTTGTTCTAAAACAAAGTACCAATCTGGGTTATGCAAAAGCCGTCAACCTGGCCGTTCAAACCGCTCAGTACAATTACGTCTACCTCCTAAACAACGACATGGAACCACAAAAAAACTTTTTGTCCGAACTAATTAAGTTGA from Candidatus Shapirobacteria bacterium encodes the following:
- a CDS encoding polysaccharide pyruvyl transferase family protein, producing MKVLLFANIGGVPNGLYYHVGDEAMFLQTYHLYQKYFPKIELSAFVSYPSHTDLKITEQSLPPFPSNRYLVNFIIKFLKLLSLKLLHLNFFSPEDIRFIDCLKKQDVIHFCGGGNLSSLFQSWLYLSAFTIITAKLLGKKIILTNQTIGPFKFRDLPFIIPILNLPEKIVIREPSSTLSRYGILIPKTSGAPDITCFLKNNPVKIQPKKHIRIGISIHNWGKYNKILIDSIAHSLNTVSRSKKIEILYLPHIITNVSDELDDSIFMAQLNRLFNPKIKIISLDLKNIIYPESKLAAKIKYLTSTCDLTISTRYHNLIFSLSENVPGITFTSESYYYQKNSNALKFYYPLSYGNYLVQLDRHPQKRDAFNTTLSKIITRIHSNQAEKKHLSKINKKLNLTAKTNLSNFLYSESA
- a CDS encoding radical SAM protein; translated protein: MKRFIDVLVPSPTCNLCCHYCYVPQEIKQSKVSSFLYEPKHIGLALSKKRLGGVCHFNICGMGETLIPKQVLDITREILKNGHYVMIVTNGTLTERFHQFTRLPMKLRDRLGFKFSFHYLELVKRGLLDLFFDNIDLVKKSGMSFSVEITPSDELEPYIEEIKRISRSRVGALPHLTIPRDMKVSDIVLLSKYSLDEFIKKWKGFDSEMLRFKKSTWGIKRCEYCYAGAWSGLLNIGNGILTACYGSKITQNIFEDLKKPIMFVAVGKGCNLPHCYNSHSLLTLGNIPKIKGVYANIRNRKNEKDGSEWLKPNMKKFLSHRLENYNKQFTLIEKLKNYTRKKRIENKK
- a CDS encoding ABC transporter ATP-binding protein, yielding MSKFNAPKLQNSNTLPLQSSNTLTPQSSKVPKLQPSDVPIIQFSHVTKDFSLQNQKTFKEFLPALFLGEKTVNKFTALSDISFEIQRGECVGIIGPNGSGKSTILKLVAGVMSPTSGKVTVEGKISPLIELGAGMHPELSGKENIYLNGSILGLKKSEINNYLQSIIDFAQLVDFIDQPVKHYSSGMYMRLAFAVAVHVDPEILIVDEILAVGDSAFQEKCFQKMEEFKAKGVTILFVSHSMTQVQSFCSRVIYLNHSKLVDQGTPEKIIERYQTDQVK
- a CDS encoding ABC transporter permease gives rise to the protein MSEIINEFGAIIKRRELLWQMVGREVKSRYKQSILGYFWVILNPLAQMMVMSFAFSLILRIPTNAAGNIPYSIFLFVGLLPWNLFSNSLTFASNSLVGSAPLITKIYFPRTILVISTIIAKIIDFLFALSILVVYMVIYQIPINTNILWVVPIFLIQQIFTMGLSLFFAAANLLYRDIQYLLSLIITLWMYVTPVIYPADLVPERLRFVFQLNPMAVIINAYRQTILGGGPPNYSSIFIALLVSLITLLLGLSYFKSREKIFADNI
- a CDS encoding glycosyltransferase family 2 protein, whose protein sequence is MDNPKKTTPPDLFKVIKENEKLLTKIISLKYKKQDRQKELSIIVNSRAYKIWRLFIKLRKYLLLIPAQLLFRLPISVFYTAIFTLIFIFSKFVSIFQVFTGKKLTLTTRETILDGISFIIPTWNKKNMVLKCLSLLDQIATAERSELPVEIIVVENGSIDGTFDALNKLKTKNRLLVLKQSTNLGYAKAVNLAVQTAQYNYVYLLNNDMEPQKNFLSELIKLTRKLIDKNKLFFGIASQIFFYDKTKRREESGKTFFHMHNGFLDVAHVINKYNLEDISIIAYAGGGSSLINKHLLVKLGLLDHKTYTPLYCEDMDIGYLAWKYGYPSYFLPSSQIIHHHQSSSKNLSRDPRYYMYKNFVAFILKNTMSSKLFFKYLTVFMFRINLSEDAYNYATENLLNVFNIFKSRVKSNKYLSVFSDNKLFDFVKFETKYGSRFL
- a CDS encoding SGNH/GDSL hydrolase family protein codes for the protein MKLPSVFIVGDSISIGYDPYLRKYLKGKFWYSRKLGTKETFWNPGTPMSANGGDSSLVLKYLQNNHKHKEIPKVNYLLFNCGLHDIKTNPITEKKQITISRYRENLRLILQKANKFTNYIVWVNSTPVNDTWHNTRCKDFSRYNKDVLEYNCAAKKIMQKHKIPTIDLYSLTLKFGQNLYTDHIHFKKTIYQKLGRYIAFFLYKQHHLNIT
- a CDS encoding glycosyltransferase family 2 protein, whose translation is MKLIMTLLVRDEEDVIEDNICFHLNNGVDHIVVIDNGSIDGTTDVLDKYSKKGILNYRIVKEHTYEQDKWVSSMAEEAIDNLGATHLIHCDADEMWFPNNGSLRETIRDMVGVNYVNVLNYLPPERDEGEGIAAMNLMVVKPLKYPKTLLKMYSDKFLLYEYAPKVITTREYRKIGYGNHEIKRGSGGLNEEKIIRNDIFIHHFPIRSFEHFKCKVINGGTAYEKNPLNDPNIGWHWKAWYKIYKAGNLIDEYNKLCLKGKTDRYLVKGLIKRVSVPKKIRWAKQIRNIKNLIG
- a CDS encoding tetratricopeptide repeat protein; its protein translation is MSQKRHKQERIKEIARKDSGIEYDISIGIRKILGENWIYLAGLLLGIVLLYMNGMKGDFVSDDYATISQNPQVKDFSYMSKGFFAVTMMNYVIAKVFGVTSSTPFHLFSLVLYLGTCLAGFVFLTILFKERVARIAMLIFAVMPVHVEAVSWISGKPYLMNALMILISMSLFAMYDKTNKKKYLYWFFASIPIVFWFEMVRSLSLPFLIMLYLFCFSRDRLRRVNWTTVLPGIAAILTVAILILWRMIQNRISTVNSGYNFSESVFYSPFFQYPTAITKYLQLMFVPIDLTLYHTMYVIPVWLNWVVLTMYVALVIYFLFRKPRIAFVLAYVIFAMVPSMAPVKVSWLVAERYAFLGSLGFAAFLALILDSVWNKFFMVQYFLLASIVFLYGARVYLRNIDWQTNHNLWVNTCQVSPNSHNAWNNIGDDYDKLAQYENAIKGFTQSTIVKPNYADAFHNRANIFYKMGRFDLARDSYNTALSYSPGLFQTYLSLTQIDLAEMKYDQALEHSKKYLDMQPNDLQAWYVYGVVNAQAGFTKEAEKIFSMILQKSPTYKPAKDAMIQLTQQS